In Zingiber officinale cultivar Zhangliang chromosome 11B, Zo_v1.1, whole genome shotgun sequence, a single window of DNA contains:
- the LOC122033657 gene encoding uncharacterized protein LOC122033657 isoform X2: MRPEVDKFPETVLGRPFVVVEIFFLWDLLVLLPSFFLSLSSSSSASSCFSTFATDVSLKTRSFSSSIVLQRQIEFFPHSFSRNPHLLTEASQSAAIISLAPSISPGMGTKVHSKSYLPGYQQTRDLNEDTNFSWTLFCEHKSVSRQLFNEFKPRAAGSCLGYDKDMLKRTILEHEAIFRKQVYELHRLYRIQMELMHELKKAQMNRNFQTPNSSMLVSPLHSELNRNFQTPNSSMLVSPLHSELDEQRWHPSHRPMTTSNVIEVIDDNKASLYFLKEDVSPSKHGKCVKSSKPEETELKRFTRRILDLSLPADAYIEKEEDTKKYRRENVRGIRDDNGVELTLGSVGIRGIGKASLKSNWHSDDQSIHGLADLNEPIRDSWETEAVKSNIYKLDGLNVLSKEVAKPCLPTESKTKFSHDYLCNGNSSNSLGTLTVGITQEQQMQNNCAGHSRDVSNEYLSSFEQLKLKFKKSSSLPEQDTMGIWFREKTVPVENSASLAVNLSNPRFKASQFTPTLMNLSALNHVAASPPVLISTERIQIVDQNPVAALQGFSCFKNLDAFKQSSSIPECNKVRCNGDSQPQMEPDNLFLSHADNHRHAIQMDSTSLITIQDLQSNLGKPNLSDCNGFESQRSLKDSKFVDFQSVKGLNLNQALHCGEHGFSEQESLARKQNEASDSLVWLRKWSSCNGYADRKENDTRSNVQLNVEFQGLKIENQDHAINYENGKSIRNGRQGLENEINLNCELIIPVTENESCGASTVGIPSSLSMAVDVSKSTCEIDLEVPADALEDDNMDIDINQPIAAVDIFTSSLDVCITSAADAIVSMSIDAHTHLGRITNIPPTPTTCDSLHLLADIATCMPEAFEASGDDGLDFFESMTLKLEELKADEYGCKSFKQDKTKDDEKPTCLMLSRPQTRKRRQRKDFKNDVLPALTSLSRHEVTEDLRMLGGITSTGKWRLTVSRKTNRNKNKSRSQSGRRQLRNLAIANAEMHNSPLPEQPTNTELENAGSSIIGWGRTTRRCARQRTANACAPP, translated from the exons ATGAGACCTGAGGTTGACAAGTTTCCTGAAACTGTTCTTGGAAGGCCATTTGTTGTTGTGGAGATTTTCTTTCTCTGGGATCTCCTTGTCCTCCttccaagcttcttcctttccctctcctcctcttcctccgccTCCTCTTGCTTCTCTACCTTTGCGACTGATGTGTCTCTAAAAACCAgatccttttcttcttccattGTTCTTCAACGACAGATTGAATTTTTCCCTCACTCTTTCTCTAGAAATCCTCACTTGCTCACAGAG GCCTCACAATCTGCAGCAATAATTTCGTTGGCACCTTCGATTTCGCCAG GAATGGGAACAAAAGTGCACTCCAAAAGTTACCTGCCAGGTTATCAGCAAACAAGGGATCTAAATGAAGATACAAACTTCAGCTGGACACTGTTCTGTGAACATAAATCTGTCAGCAGGCAACTGTTCAATGAATTCAAACCAAGGGCGGCTGGAAGCTGTTTGGGATATGACAAAGACATGTTGAAGAGAACAATTCTTGAACATGAAGCTATATTCCGAAAACAG GTTTATGAGCTTCATCGCCTTTATAGAATACAAATGGAGCTGATGCATGAGCTAAAGAAAGCACAAATGAACAGAA ATTTTCAGACACCTAATTCAAGCATGCTCGTATCTCCATTGCATTCTGAATTGAACAGAAATTTTCAGACACCTAATTCAAGCATGCTCGTATCTCCATTGCATTCTGAATTGGATGAACAGAGATGGCATCCATCTCATCGGCCAATGACTACATCAAACGTTATAGAAGTTATTGACGACAACAAAGCCTCTTTATACTTTCTGAAGGAAGACGTGAGTCCAAGTAAACATGGGAAATGTGTTAAGAGTAGCAAACCAGAAGAAACTGAACTAAAGAGGTTTACTAGAAGAATTTTGGATCTTAGTCTTCCTGCTGACGCTTACATagaaaaggaagaagatacaaaaaAATATAGAAGAGAAAATGTTCGTGGCATTCGGGATGATAATGGTGTCGAGTTAACTCTTGGTAGTGTCGGGATTCGTGGAATCGGAAAAGCTAGTCTAAAATCAAACTGGCATTCAGATGATCAATCAATTCATGGGTTGGCTGATCTGAATGAGCCTATTAGGGATTCTTGGGAGACCGAAGCTGTCAAATCAAATATCTATAAATTGGATGGTCTGAATGTACTCTCAAAAGAAGTTGCAAAGCCTTGTCTACCAACAGAATCAAAAACCAAGTTTTCACATGATTATCTCTGCAATGGTAACAGCTCAAACAGCCTTGGCACGCTCACAGTTGGGATAACACAAGAACAACAAATGCAGAACAATTGTGCTG GGCATAGTAGAGATGTTAGCAATGAATATCTGAGTTCCTTTGAGCAACTAAAGTTGAAATTTAAGAAATCAAGTTCCTTGCCTGAACAAGATACAATGGGAATTTGGTTTCGAGAGAAAACTGTCCCTGTTGAAAATTCTGCTAGTCTAGCAGTTAACTTGAGCAATCCAAGATTTAAAGCTTCACAGTTCACTCCTACATTGATGAATCTGTCGGCCTTAAACCATGTTGCTGCATCTCCACCCGTTTTGATTAGCACAGAGAGAATACAGATTGTAGACCAAAATCCAGTTGCTGCACTTCAAGGGTTTTCTTGCTTCAAGAACTTGGATGCGTTTAAACAAAGCAGCAGCATTCCTGAATGTAACAAAGTACGATGCAATGGGGATTCACAGCCACAGATGGAACCTGATAATTTATTCTTATCCCATGCAGACAATCATCGTCATGCTATTCAAATGGACTCGACTTCTTTGATCACTATACAAGATTTGCAAAGCAACCTTGGGAAGCCAAATCTCAGTGACTGTAATGGGTTTGAATCTCAAAGATCCTTGAAGGACTCAAAGTTTGTTGATTTTCAATCTGTGAAGGGTTTGAATTTGAATCAGGCACTCCATTGTGGTGAACATGGTTTTTCAGAACAAGAAAGTTTAGCTAGAAAGCAAAATGAAGCTTCTGACAGCTTGGTTTGGCTTAGAAAATGGTCATCTTGCAATGGCTATGCTGACAGAAAAGAAAATGACACAAGATCAAATGTGCAACTTAACGTCGAGTTTCAAGGATTAAAAATCGAGAACCAGGATCATGCAATCAACTATGAAAATGGAAAATCAATCAGAAATGGTAGGCAAGGTTTAGAAAACGAGATTAATCTGAATTGTGAGCTAATAATACCTGTTACTGAAAATGAATCGTGTGGAGCTTCAACTGTAGGAATTCCATCTTCACTTTCTATGGCAGTGGATGTTAGCAAATCGACTTGTGAAATTGATCTGGAAGTACCAGCTGATGCACTGGAAGATGATAATATGGACATTGATATCAATCAACCAATTGCTGCGGTCGACATCTTCACTTCCTCACTGGATGTTTGCATCACATCAGCTGCAGATGCTATTGTTTCAATGTCCATAGATGCACATACTCATTTAGGTAGGATCACAAATATTCCGCCAACACCAACTACTTGTGATTCCTTGCATTTGTTGGCAGACATTGCTACATGTATGCCAGAGGCATTTGAAGCTTCTGGTGATGATGGATTGGATTTCTTCGAGTCAATGACATTGAAGCTTGAAGAGCTCAAGGCAGACGAATACGGTTGCAAATCTTTTAAGCAAGATAAGACAAAGGATGATGAGAAACCGACGTGCTTGATGCTTTCAAGGCCTCAGACAAGGAAGAGAAGGCAAAGGAAAGATTTCAAGAATGACGTCCTCCCGGCACTCACATCATTGTCGAGGCATGAAGTGACCGAGGATCTCCGGATGCTTGGAGGGATAACAAGCACAGGAAAGTGGCGACTGACAGTTTCTAGAAAGACAAATAGGAACAAAAACAAGTCGCGCTCTCAAAGTGGGAGGAGACAACTAAGAAATTTGGCCATAGCAAATGCAGAAATGCACAATAGTCCCCTTCCAGAGCAACCTACTAACACAGAGTTGGAGAATGCTGGGAGCAGCATAATTGGATGGGGGAGGACTACAAGGAGGTGTGCAAGGCAAAGAACAGCAAATGCCTGTGCTCCTCCCTAA